Genomic segment of bacterium:
GTCGTAGGCGAATCGCGTGAAGGCGACTTCTTCGGTCAGCTGCTCCGCAGGGAAGATCTGGACGCGCGCGCGGCCGTCCGCGGTCATCATCCGTTTTCGCAGCTGCTCGGGGAGGTCGTCGAGGGTGACTTCCTCGAGGAGCGTGGCCTCGCGCAACCGGACGAGCTGCTCCGTCAGCCCGCCGAGCAGCACGGTCTCCAGGCGTTCCAGGGCCGCGTCGACGTCGTCGTCGGTGTCGGCTCGTGCGAGGAATTCGTCGAGGTTCGCGCGCAGGGCGCGCATGCTCATCCCGAGGACGCCGGCTTCGTCCTCGATCGCCGGGTCGCGGAGGAAGTCCCGGAGCGCGCGCAGGGCGGCGACCTGCTCTTCGGTCGTGGGCGGCTCCTCGTACGTCGTCGTCCCGCGCGGCGCATCGAGGATCATCCCCACGTCCTCGAGCAGGTAGAGCTTGTCCTCCTGGTCGGTCGGGATGTAGTCGGCGAGGGAGATCGCCATGTCGACGACCTCGAGCTCCTCGACGGCGCGCGCGATCTCGGTCGCCGCCTCGAGGTCGGGGGCGATCGTGTCCATCGGCCAGGGCGAGCGCTGCCCCGCCTCTTCGAGCATCTCGTTGAAGGTCTGCACGCTCTCGGTCGACGGGTCGCGCATGCGGACGACGTTGGCGTCGAAGTCGACCTGGAGCGCCTTCCAGCCGCCGAAGATCAGCAGCCCGAGTGCGGTGAGGGCGATCGTCCGGGGCCAGGCCGAGACGGCGCGCGACCAGGTGTTCCGGAACGTCATCGCGTGCGGCACGTCCCGCTCGGGATCGAGGCGACAGCCTTTCGCGAGCAGCGCCGGGAGCAGCGTCGTCGTGAGGAAGAGGTTCACGATCATGCCCGTGCCGGCGATCAGCCCGAGCTCCGCGACGCCGATGTTGTCCGTCGGAATGAAGACGTAGAACCCGATCGCCGTCGTGACGGTGCAGATCACGAAGGAGCTGCCGACCTGCTCGAAGCCGTGGGCGAGGGCGGCCCTGTGGACATCGTCCACCCCGTTCTCGAGGGAGCGGCGGAAGCCGTCGACGTAGGCCATGCCCAGGTGGATCGCGAAGTCGACGCCGAGACCGATGAAGAGGATCGCGAAGGCGACGGAGACGAGGTTCAGCGCGCCGACCGTCGCGGCGGCGAAGGCGCCGGTCCAGACGAGCCCGGCGAGGAGCGTCGCGACGGAGGCGATCACGAGCCTGACCGAGCGAAGGGCGCGGAAGAGCACGACGACGACGAAGCCGAAGGTGATCACGCCGCCGAGACCGATGTCCCAGAGGAGGCCGGCCATCTCTTCGTAGTTGAGGACCGGATTGCCGGTCAGGCGGATCGTCACCCCGTGGTCCGGGTCGAGGTCGTTCTCTTCGGCGATCCGGCGGATCTCGGCCATTGGCCCCGCGGCGGCGAAGATGCTCCCGAAGTCGAGAACCGGGTCCACCACGATCACCCACTGCTTCACGCTCTCGACGGAGGAGCCGCGTAGCAGGATCTCCTCCCACGAGATGGCGAGGGGGAACTCCTGGTAGGCCTCGACCGTCGCGTCGCCGATCCGGTCGAGGAGGGTCGCCAGCTCGTCGAGGGCGAGGTCCGTATCTTCGCGTTGCTCGAGGCCGCTCTGGATGAGCGAGGCGAGGTTCGCGACGGTGGGCTCGCGCTCGAGTGCGGTCAGGATCGGCTGGACCCGCGCGATCTGCAGGGCGAACTCGTCGAGGTCGTCGAGATCGCGGTAGAGCAGGCCGTGCTTCTCGAAGAAGGGCCCGGAGCCCGGGATGTAGACGTCGTGGAAGAGATCCGGCCGTTCGGCGAGGGCCTCGCGGAGGGCGTGGGTCGCCTCGCGCGCGACCTCCGGGGTCTCGCCGTCGATCACGACGAGCATCACGTTTTCGATGTTCGGGAAGCTCCGGGCGAACTCGAGGTAGTTCTGACGCGCAGGCAGATCCTCGGAGACGAGCTGGACGTTGTCCGAGTTGATTCCGAGATTCAGGGCCGCGAAGACGAAGAGGGCGAGCGTCGCGATCCCGATCGCGGTGAGCACCTGGCCGGCGCGCGCGTGCACGCCCAGCGACCAGCGCACGAGCACGTGGGAGAGCAGGGCCTCGAGCCGATCCATGAACGCTCCTCGATCCTAGGGGGTCGCCGCGAACGGGCTCTTCCCGGCGACGGGCGGGGACGAGATAGCGAAGCCGCCCGCTTCGTTCGACCACGCGGCTCACACGAAGCCGCCGGCTTGGACTCGGGGCCGGATTCGGTCGGATGGGTTCCGACGCGCGCTCAGCCGTCGGTGGCTTCCCCGCGCGTCGCCGCGATCGCCTCTCGCGTGAACTCCGGCGCGAAGAGCAGGCCGAGCAGGGCGCGGGTGACGATGATCGAGGTCGTCAACACGATGCTCATCGCGAGGAGCTCGGCGTCCCGGGCGAGATCCCGGAAGACCGCGACGAACACGACCTGGCCGGTGCCGATTCCGGCGATCGCCAGAGGCAGGGCAGCGACCGCCAGCATGACGCCGATCCCGAAGACGAGCTCGAGGAGCGTGATCTCGACGTCGAAGGCGAGGAAGAGGCCGCCGACCAGGGAAGCGAAGCAGACGAGCATGCAGAGGCGGACGAGGGCCAGCTCGAGCAGGAGCGGGAGCGGGACGAGCCGGGCCGCGTCGAAGAGGGGCAGCTCGCGAACGACCTCGAGCGGACCGAGGTCCACCGGGGCGCGCAGGAAGGCGAAGCCGGCCACGACCATCGCGACGAGCACGGCGACCCCGCCGAGTCGCAGCCCCACGTCGTCGACCTGCAGCAGGCTCCCGCCGAGCACGATCGAGGTGAGCACGGCGCCCACGTCGAGGAGCGCGAGAAGGAGCACCATCCCCGAGGCGACCGCGAACGACGCACCGGTCCGCCGCGACACCAGGAGCGCGAGTCCTCCGGCGCCGATCAGGTGGTTGAGGACGCCGATCAGGTAGCAGGCGGCCTTGAGCCGAGCCGCGACGCGCCGGGGGAGCGGGGCCGCCTCCTCGGGCCGGCCGGCGACCACGCGATGGAGGCTGTGGGCCTCGATCGCGACCCCGACCGCGGTGAAGAGAACGAGGGTGGGGAAGAATCGCAACAGGACCTCCACCGTCACGTGATCGAGGGCGAGCCGGATGTCGATCCGGTCGAGAACCCAGGCCAGGAGCGCCACGCTCACGACGGAGGGAACCGCGGTCCGCGCGATCCGCATGAAGACGCCGGGCTCCCGCTGCGCGTCCACGCTGTTCACGCCCTTCCCCCCGAACCGCCCCGCGGAGCGGTCGTCCTTCTTCTTCCTCCCCTACTTCGGCCGGATCCGCGTCCGACTGTCGAGGACCCTGGCCGCGCGGCGCCTTCCGCCACGGAATCGAGAGGGCCTCCGATAGACTCGACCCATGATCGACAACGCCTTCCGCAGGATCGTGCCGCGTTTTGCCGGTCCCCTGCTCGCGCTCTACACGCGATGGGGTTGGACCCCCGATCACGTGACCGTGCTCGGGCTGTCGCTGGCGCTTCTCGCCGCCGCCGCCGTCGCGACGGGACATCTCTGGCTGGGTGCCGGCCTCTGGTGGGTGTCGCGCCTCGCGGACGGCACCGACGGTGTCTTCGCCCGGGCTTCGGGGCAGGAGACCGATTTCGGCGCCTACCTCGACATCGTGCTGGACATGGCCGCCTACGGGGCGATGGTGCTCGCGTTCGGGATCGTCTGGCCGGAATTCGGCCCCCAGTGGACGATGATGCTCTTTCTCTATGTGCTCTGTATCGCCAGTGCGCTCGCGCTCGGGATGCAGGAGGCGAAGCGCGATCTGCCGGCCCGGGACGATCGGGGGCTGCGACTCGGCGCGGGTCTCGCCGAGGGGGGCGAGACCGGGATCGCGTACACGGTCTTCCTTCTGTTCCCGAACCTGCTCCCGGTCACCACCTGGCTCTGGGTCGCGATCCTGGCCCTGACCGTGGTCGCCCGGACCCTGCTGGCGCGCCGCCTGCTGGCCCCGGACGTGGGGAACCCACGTCAGGAGGACCCGGAATCGCCCTCGGTGTGACATCCATCATCAAGACACCCACCACGCTCGGCCGATAGATCACGGAGTTTCTCAGGCAGCGAGCCGGCAGGCTCGCGGGGAGGCCTTCCGTGACGCGCGACCGAAAGCTCCACACCCCGTTCCGCACGTGGGGGCTCGTGATCCTTCTCGTTCTCGGGGTACCGGCCTCCGCCGTCGCCGACTGGGAGGTCTACGTCGCCGGTGGGCTCGGCATCTCCCTCGCCGAAGGCAATGCGGTCGGTCGTCAGAGCGCCAGTCCAGTGGTCGATATCGGTGGTGAGGACCTCGACGGTGCGCCGATGATCGACGGGATCATCGGTCTCGAGATTCCGATGGACGAGCTCGTTCCGCGCGAGATGCTGCTCGACGTCCGGCTGCCCGACTGGCCGGTCCGCGTCGAGCTCGAGGCCGCGGGGCTCCGCGAGTACGAGCTCAAGAACTTCTTCGGAGGCGATCTCTTCTTCACCGAGGTCGAGACGACCACCGTCTTCTTCAACGCCTGGCTCGACATCCCGATGACGTCCATCTATCGGCCGGTCCAGTACACCTTCGGCTTGGGTCGTCAGCCGCGTATCCGGCAGTGGCTCGAGCCTGCGAGCTTCTACGTCGGCGTCGGCATCGGCTACGCCCACACCGACCTGTCGGGCACGTCGAACGAGGGTTTCGCCTCGGGCGAGTTCGACGAGTTCGCATGGAACGCGGGTACGGGTTTCAACTACGCGCTGACGGATACGGTCGATCTCTCCCTCGGCTACCGTTTCGTCTGTCTCGCCGGTGAGCAGTGCATGGCCACGGACGAGGGATTCGAGCTGACGCCGACCGGTGGCGCGCCCGAGCCGACCGACTACCTCGAGTACGACCTCCTGGCGCACGAGGTGCGCGTGCAGGTTCGCGTCGAGGTCTTCGAGTTCTTCTCTCCCTGGCGATAGCGCGAGGCGGGCGCGACTCGCTTCTCTGACGGTCCTTCCGGTCGGGCGCGATTCGCCGCACGAAGCCCCTTCGGATAGCTTCTGCGCGTGCAGCGACTCCCGCGCCACCGCCCGAACCCGCTCGCCGCGCTGGTCCTCGTGTGGACCTGCGTCCTGGCTCCGGTCATGCCGAGCGCAGCGCAACCCGTGCCGGCGCCTTCGCCGGAGGCGATCCGCGGAGGCCACGCCGCGTCCGATCCGGACGTGGTCCGCCCGGATCCGCGTCGCGTCGGGGAGACGACAGGTCGGGAACGCGCCGATCGGGTGCGGCAAGCTGCCCGCGAGCGCGCCGAGCAGGTGCGTCGCGAACGGGCCGCACGCGCTGCGCAGGATCGCCCTTCGCGCGTCGAGCCCGAGCGTGCCGGACGCGCGCAGCCTTCGAGACGGGCGCCGAGCCGTCGGGCCGCCTCGCGTCCGTCCACGCTCACGCTGAACCAGAAGCGCGCGCGGATCGAGCAGCTGGTCCAGAAGATCGGCGAGGCCGCCGGTCGAACGATCCTCGTGCCCGACGACGTGCGGGGCAACGTCACGATCATCGCGAAGCGACCGATGACGATCGACGAGAGCTGGGCCGTGCTCGAGACGGCGCTCTCGCTCCTGGGGCATTCGTTGCTCCCGGGGCCCGAAGGGGTGTGGCGGATCGCGAAGGTGGCCGACGCCGTCGGTGAGGCACCCTTCGAGCGGGTCAGCGACGGACGAGGCGAGTCCTTCGTCACGACCCTGATCCCGCTCCGCACGGCCGACGTCGAAGACGTGATGCCCGTGCTCGAGCCGCTCTCTGGATCGCGTGTGACCCTTGTGCCCTTCGCGGAGACGAACAGCATCATCGCGAGCGGCTCGGAGGTCGCGATCGCCCGCCTCACGACCCTCGCCGACGAGCTCGACCGGATCGAGGAGCAGACGCTTCGGATCCGCGTGCTGCGCCACCGCGGCGTCGAAGACGTCGAGGGTTTCGTCGAAGAATACCTCGAGTCCGGCGACTACGAGCTGCAGGACGTCCAGGTCTGGAGCGACCTCCGTACCAACAGCCTCGCCGTTCGGGGCTCGAAGAAGGGCGTCGACGAGGTCGTCGCGTTCATCGAAGACGTCGACCAGCCGATCGAGCGCGGCGGGGCGATCCGGATCCTCCGCGTGCTGAACCGCGACCCGGAGGAGGTCGCCGAGCTGATCCGCAGTCTCTCGAACGGGACGACGGCCGCGACGACCGAGGCGGCCTCGGTCGCGGGGCCCCTCGACGGCGCCGACTACACGATCGCCGTGGATGCGCCGTCGCGCTCCCTCGTCGTGAAGGCCCCGCCCGAGGCGCAGGGCGTGATCCGCGAAGTGGTCGAGCTGCTCGACCAGTCGCCGCAGCTCGTCGCCGTGGACATCACGGTCTCCGAGCTCCGGATGCCCGAGGCCTACGGGCTCGCGACGGGCTTCTCGCTCCCCTTCACGGATGGTTCCGACGGCAACAACGATCTCGTCGGCGTCGTCGTCAACGAAGCCTCCTCGGCGGGCATCGATCTCCCGCCCACCGTCGTCGGCCGGATCAGTCGGGACACCGGCGTCGCCTTCCAGCAAAACGTGAACGGAAACCTCGTGTCGGTGCCGATCCTCCAGTCGGGGACGATCGCCGGGGTCGACTTCGAGGCAACCAACGAGGTCCTGATCCAGCCGAGTCTCGTCGTGACCGCCGGCGATCAGCACGAGATCTTCGTCGGGAACAACGTGCCGATCCCGGTGACCGATTCGGACAGCTCGGGTCTCGGCGCGAATACCGTCGCCGGCGTCAACATTCCCCAGATCTCGCGCACGACGAATTTCGATCGCCGCGACATCGGCACGCGCGTCACGCTCGAGGCGACGACCGGAACCGAAGGAAAAATCCAGCTCGATCTCGAGATCGAGCTCTCGAACATCGACCTGACGCGCGCGAACCTGGGCGGCGATGCGGCGCAGGTCGGCCCGTCGTACGTGGAGCAGTCGTTGGTCACGACCGCACGCCTCGATGACGGCGAGACTGCGATCCTCGCGGTCAACACCGACAAGAAGACGCAGGACGTCGAGACCGGCGTTCCCTTCTTCCGGAGCATCCCCTTCCTGGGACGCTTCTTCCGTTCGACGGGAACCGTCGTCGACGACATCAAGCTCGTGATCGCCGTGCGCGTCCGACGCATCTCGAACCCGTCCGAGCTGGTCGCCGACACGATCCGGAGGCGGCTCGTCTTCGAGCGCCGCGCCTCGCGCGCGACGAATCTGCCGCTGGTCGAGGGCCCGCCCTACGGCGTCCGCGTCACGACGCGCGTCTACGAAGAGGACGCGACCGCGATCGCGGACTCGATCGCGAGCGAGGGTCTCGCGACCCGGGTCCACGGGTGGAGCACGGACACCGCGGACTACTGGGACGTGTACGTGACGGGACTGCCCTCGATGGTCGACGCGGGCGTCGTCGCGCGCGAGCTCGCCGAGCAGGGTTGGGAGACCGATCTCGTGGTCTTCTCGAAGCGACGCTGAGCCGAGTCCAAGCGACGTCGATCAGAGGTTTCGCTAGAGGCGACCCACCGCCGCGCCTCGTGTGCGTCGGCGCGGCCGCGGCGCGATCTCGACGAGACGCGTCTCTCCGAAGATGCGCCCGGCCTGGGTGATCCCGAGATGCGGTAGGCCGAGGTCGGCCAGGAATGCCTCGGCGGAGGGCTCCTCGTGGAGCATCGCGATCGTCGCCGTGACACCGGCGACGAGGCAGTGCGGGGCGCGCACCGAGACGCAGGCGGGTCCGCTCCGGAAGCTCTCCCCGGTCCGAGGGTCG
This window contains:
- a CDS encoding MMPL family transporter, which gives rise to MDRLEALLSHVLVRWSLGVHARAGQVLTAIGIATLALFVFAALNLGINSDNVQLVSEDLPARQNYLEFARSFPNIENVMLVVIDGETPEVAREATHALREALAERPDLFHDVYIPGSGPFFEKHGLLYRDLDDLDEFALQIARVQPILTALEREPTVANLASLIQSGLEQREDTDLALDELATLLDRIGDATVEAYQEFPLAISWEEILLRGSSVESVKQWVIVVDPVLDFGSIFAAAGPMAEIRRIAEENDLDPDHGVTIRLTGNPVLNYEEMAGLLWDIGLGGVITFGFVVVVLFRALRSVRLVIASVATLLAGLVWTGAFAAATVGALNLVSVAFAILFIGLGVDFAIHLGMAYVDGFRRSLENGVDDVHRAALAHGFEQVGSSFVICTVTTAIGFYVFIPTDNIGVAELGLIAGTGMIVNLFLTTTLLPALLAKGCRLDPERDVPHAMTFRNTWSRAVSAWPRTIALTALGLLIFGGWKALQVDFDANVVRMRDPSTESVQTFNEMLEEAGQRSPWPMDTIAPDLEAATEIARAVEELEVVDMAISLADYIPTDQEDKLYLLEDVGMILDAPRGTTTYEEPPTTEEQVAALRALRDFLRDPAIEDEAGVLGMSMRALRANLDEFLARADTDDDVDAALERLETVLLGGLTEQLVRLREATLLEEVTLDDLPEQLRKRMMTADGRARVQIFPAEQLTEEVAFTRFAYDVQALVPEATGLPMNMVAFAQATRDSFQEALVAAIVLITILLGLLWQRFTPVGLVLAPLLLSNLLTIGLMTVTGIAFNFVNVVVVPLLLGIGVDSGIHLVHRAEALAKSETGGELLASTTARAVFYSALTTTVSFGTLALSSHQGVSSLGLVLTIGMVLTVVSNLVVLPALLSLRVPSHGR
- a CDS encoding CDP-alcohol phosphatidyltransferase family protein is translated as MIDNAFRRIVPRFAGPLLALYTRWGWTPDHVTVLGLSLALLAAAAVATGHLWLGAGLWWVSRLADGTDGVFARASGQETDFGAYLDIVLDMAAYGAMVLAFGIVWPEFGPQWTMMLFLYVLCIASALALGMQEAKRDLPARDDRGLRLGAGLAEGGETGIAYTVFLLFPNLLPVTTWLWVAILALTVVARTLLARRLLAPDVGNPRQEDPESPSV
- a CDS encoding porin family protein, with the protein product MTRDRKLHTPFRTWGLVILLVLGVPASAVADWEVYVAGGLGISLAEGNAVGRQSASPVVDIGGEDLDGAPMIDGIIGLEIPMDELVPREMLLDVRLPDWPVRVELEAAGLREYELKNFFGGDLFFTEVETTTVFFNAWLDIPMTSIYRPVQYTFGLGRQPRIRQWLEPASFYVGVGIGYAHTDLSGTSNEGFASGEFDEFAWNAGTGFNYALTDTVDLSLGYRFVCLAGEQCMATDEGFELTPTGGAPEPTDYLEYDLLAHEVRVQVRVEVFEFFSPWR